In a genomic window of Hippoglossus stenolepis isolate QCI-W04-F060 chromosome 17, HSTE1.2, whole genome shotgun sequence:
- the arid1ab gene encoding AT-rich interactive domain-containing protein 1A isoform X4 — translation MDQVGKMRGQPYGGPNPYSQQQQGPPTGPGPQQGGSYPGQAYGPPGPQRYPMGMQSRTPGTMAGMQYGQQMSTYGQQGPAGYGQQSQGYYGQHGPPTHPGQQQPTYPVQPQGSSGPTYPQQGHPSQSPGQHGQTGPPYQQSQGPHGPPPGQPPYSQPSQSQPGQPPYVPPQQQQSQQPPQQQQGPGPQSQQGPQGQPGYPQPPGPGQPPPQQTPQQQQQQQQQGPPQQQQQQQQPQPQPGGQPPQAQQPSGHQQGQASPYSQTPPQQQQQQQQQQQQQQQQQQQQQQQQQQQREQQQQREQQQQREQREQREQQSSYQRFPPPPQELSQDSFSSQSSAPPSNQPMASSKSSQEDSMQGRPSSLPDLSGSIDDLPTGTEGALSPGVSTSGVSSSQGEQSNPAQSPFSPHTSPHLPGIRGPSPSPVGSPASVTPSRTGPLSPAAVPGNQMPPRPPSVQSDSILHSSMNQSAMGQDRVYMRNPQMPPYGSPGQPGSALSPRQSSGGQMHSGMGPYPQNNSMGNYGPQGGQYGPQGYPRQPGYTAMPNANYPSGPGMGGSMNPMPGQASGTPYGNMPPGRIGPGQMGARPYGPVMASNMAGMPPQVASGMCPPPGMNRKDGGPSMHHGPTNSIHNRPPGYPNMSQGMMGSGSPYGPGMNSMHGMMNQGGPGPYPMGANVANNTPGMAPTPEFGMDKMIPAPKINNKVEGTPKPETKKKSSSSTITNEKITRLYELGPEPERKMWVDRFLAFAEEKAMGMNNLPAVGRKPLDLFRLYVSVKEIGGLTQVNKNKKWRELATNLNVGTSSSAASSLKKQYIQCLYAFECKIERGEDPPPDIFNADTKKNQAKIQPPSPAGSGSLQGPQTPQSTSSSMAEGGDLKPPTPASTPHTQMPPMPGVRSSVNLQDPFADGGDPAFSRRNALTPNSQGYQPAMGGPEMMGRMGPYESTKDPFGGMRKAGEQFMSPGPNSGMAEQYNRGPPGPMGNMQMGQRQQYPYGYDRRQEPGMGPDGSMGPGAPQPNMMPSGADTGMYSPSRPPPQQRHESYPNQYPGQGAPPGGPYPNQQPGMYPQQQPNYKRPVDGGYGPPAKRHEGEMYSVPYSGQQQPGPQPSGPQGQQDMYNQYNAYPGGERRPPGPQGQFPFPFGRDRGPSSAGPNSQSPMPPQMMASPMPSGPDGPQGPMWQGRTEIGYQNYPNRQGPPVPGQGPGYHGMNRSEEMMPSDQRMNHEGQWPGHVNQRQPPFGPGGSGPPMTRPLPSTYQTSQNHIPQVSSPAPMPRPMESRTSPSKSPYMHPGIKVQKAGPPVPASHIGQAPVQQPMIRRDVAFPPGSIEASQPHLKPRRRLTIKDIGTPEAWRVMMSLKSGLLAESTWALDTINILLYDDNSISTFNLCSLPGFLELVVEYFRRCLIEIFGILKEYEVGDPGQRTLIDPNAAEDSDDDILMPEGEDMDTDEEDEDDEEVKESKANPDTSSPIQVKQEEDSSQKDKSSEDEDEEKERKPSIKEPSTSTSGSSVDPNLHSEKPKQASKFDKLPIKVVRKKNPFLLNHSSKLGQRQSFDSGLIHWSIGGGDTTEHIQTHFESRMELLKQRKRLQTAAESRKKVQLLEMATENPEKSKSNEEDKPRAQPTQSSEPQKSLAEKTTPPLPISAPVTATIDDVLSARPGSVTEEVVRGGAEEQKENGKYLFSINPDFQSRRNVKILEDEPHSKDETPLSTLSDWQDSLARRCICISNIVRSLSFVPGNDLEMSKHPGLLLLLGRLVLLHHRHPERKQAPVTYEKEEEEDEGVSCERDEWWWDCLEVLRENCLVTLANISGQLDLSIYPESICLPLLDGLLHWAVCPSAEALDPFPTLGPHGSLSPQRLVLETLSKLSIQDNNVDLILATPPFSRMEKLYGSLVRLVGERKVAVCREMAVVLLANLAQGDSMAARAIAVQKASVGNLLGFLEDSLAATQYQQSQSSLLQMQGGPQFEPTSVDMMRRAARALHALAKVEENHSEFTLYESRLLDISVSPLMNSLVSQVICDVLFLIGQS, via the exons ATGGACCAGGTAGGGAAGATGCGTGGCCAGCCATATGGAGGACCCAACCCCTActcccagcagcagcaaggGCCTCCCACAGGGCCTGGACCCCAACAGGGAGGCTCATACCCAGGCCAGGCCTATGGACCTCCTGGGCCTCAGAGATATCCAATGGGCATGCAGAGCCGAACACCCGGCACTATGGCTGGCATGCAGTACGGACAGCAG ATGTCAACCTATGGACAGCAGGGCCCCGCAGGCTATGGCCAACAGAGCCAGGGATACTATGGTCAGCACGGCCCCCCAACTCACCCTGGCCAGCAACAGCCTACTTATCCTGTTCAACCACAGGGAAGCTCGGGACCTACCTACCCTCAGCAGGGCCACCCTTCACAGTCTCCTGGCCAACATGGGCAGACAGGACCCCCTTACCAACAATCGCAAGGTCCCCACGGCCCTCCCCCAGGACAGCCTCCGTATAGCCAGCCCTCACAGTCTCAGCCGGGACAGCCACCTTACGTCcctccccagcagcagcagtcgcaGCAGCCGCCTCAACAGCAGCAAGGTCCTGGTCCCCAAAGTCAGCAGGGCCCTCAGGGCCAGCCTGGCTACCCACAACCCCCAGGACCAGGGCAGCCACCACCGCAGCAAACcccacaacaacagcaacagcagcaacaacaagggcccccacaacaacaacaacaacaacaacaaccacagccaCAGCCAGGAGGTCAGCCTCCTCAAGCCCAGCAACCTTCAGGTCATCAACAGGGTCAAGCATCACCTTACTCTCAGACAccgccacagcagcagcagcagcaacagcagcagcagcagcaacaacaacaacaacaacaacagcagcaacaacaacagcaacagcagcgagagcagcaacagcagcgagagcagcaacagcagcgaGAGCAGCGAGAGCAGCGAGAGCAACAGTCATCATATCAGAggtttccacctcctccacag GAACTCTCCCAGGATTCATTTAGCTCCCAGTCCAGTGCTCCTCCTTCCAACCAGCCCATGGCCTCCAGCAAGAGCAGTCAAGAGGACAGCATGCAGGGTCGGCCATCCAGTCTGCCG GATCTGTCGGGGTCCATCGACGACCTGCCCACTGGTACAGAGGGGGCCCTGAGCCCAGGGGTCAGCACTTCAGGGGTGTCCAGCAGTCAGGGCGAGCAGAGCAACCCCGCCCAGTCGCCTTTCTCTCCACACACTTCGCCCCACCTGCCAGGCATACGTGGGCCCTCTCCCTCGCCTGTGGGTTCCCCTGCCAGCGTCACCCCCTCTCGCACTGGTcctctgtctccagctgctgtgcCAG GTAATCAGATGCCTCCTCGGCCGCCCAGCGTCCAGTCGGACAGCATCTTGCACTCTTCCATGAACCAGTCAGCCATGGGCCAGGACAGGG TGTACATGCGTAACCCTCAGATGCCCCCATACGGGTCCCCTGGACAACCTGGCTCCGCCTTATCTCCACGTCAGTCTTCAGGAGGCCAGATGCATAGTGGGATGGGACCCTACCCCCAGAACAACTCCATGGGAAACTACGGGCCTCAGGGGGGACAGTACGGCCCACAAG GTTACCCTAGACAGCCCGGCTACACGGCGATGCCCAACGCCAACTACCCCAGTGGCCCTGGAATGGGTGGCTCCATGAACCCCATGCCTGGTCAGGCAAGCGGGACTCCTTATGGAAACATGCCGCCCGGTAGAATAGGCCCGGGCCAGATGGGTGCTCGGCCCTACGGTCCTGTAATGGCCTCTAACATGGCAGGCATGCCTCCTCAGGTGGCTTCCGGGATGTGTCCCCCACCAGGCATGAACAGGAAGGATGGCGGCCCCTCCATGCACCATGGGCCCACTAATTCCATACACAACAG GCCTCCTGGCTACCCAAACATGTCCCAGGGCATGATGGGATCAGGCTCTCCATATGGCCCTGGCATGAACAGCATGCACGGTATGATGAACCAGGGAGGGCCAGGGCCTTACCCAATGGGAGCAAACGTGGCCAACAACACCCCTG GAATGGCTCCCACTCCGGAGTTTGGCATGGATAAAATGATCCCTGCTCCGAAGATAAACAACAAAGTGGAAGGGACTCCCAAGCCTGAAACCAAAAAG AAGTCAAGCTCGTCCACCATCACCAACGAAAAGATAACTCGTCTGTATGAGCTCGGCCCGGAGCCAGAGAGGAAGATGTGGGTGGACAGATTCCTGGCCTTCGCTGAGGAGAAGGCCATGGGCATGAACAACCTGCCCGCTGTGGGACGCAAGCCTCTCGACCTCTTCAGACTCTACGTGTCCGTCAAGGAGATTGGGGGCCTCACTCAG GTgaacaagaacaagaagtgGAGGGAGCTGGCCACCAACCTGAACGTAGGCACGTCGAGCAGCGCAGCCAGCTCGCTCAAGAAACAGTACATCCAGTGTTTGTACGCCTTTGAGTGCAAGATTGAGCGAGGCGAGGACCCGCCCCCAGACATCTTCAACGCAGACACCAAAAAGAACCAGGCAAAGATCCAGCCTCCCAGCCCAG CTGGTTCTGGATCCCTGCAAGGGCCCCAAACGCCTCAGTCCACCAGTAGTTCGATGGCCGAGGGGGGAGACCTGAAGCCCCCCACTCCGGCttccactccacacacacaaatgcctCCAATGCCTGGCGTCAG GAGTAGCGTGAATTTGCAAGACCCTTTTGCTGATGGTGGCGACCCAGCATTTTCCAGAAGAAACGCTCTGACTCCCAACTCTCAGGGTTACCAGCCTGCGATGGGCGGCCCAGAGATGATGGGGCGGATGGGTCCCTACGAGTCCACCAAGGACCCCTTTGGTGGCATGAGGAAAG ctGGAGAGCAGTTCATGTCGCCAGGACCCAACAGTGGGATGGCAGAGCAGTATAACAGAGGCCCACCAGGCCCCATGGGCAACATGCAGATGGGCCAGAGGCAACAGTACCCATACGGATATGACCGAAG ACAGGAGCCAGGCATGGGCCCTGATGGCAGCATGGGACCAGGAGCTCCTCAGCCCAACATGATGCCTTCTGGAGCCGACACAGGGATGTACTCACCCAGCCGCCCTCCACCACAGCAACG GCATGAGTCCTATCCCAATCAGTACCCTGGCCAAGGAGCTCCCCCTGGTGGCCCATACCCAAATCAACAGCCAGGAATGTATCCTCAGCAGCAACCG AACTACAAGCGTCCTGTCGATGGAGGGTATGGACCTCCTGCCAAGCGACATGAGGGTGAAATGTACAGTGTCCCCTACAGTGGTCAGCAGCAGCCAGGTCCACAGCCATCGGGGCCCCAGGGCCAACAGGACATGTATAACCAGTATAATGCGTATCCTGGAGGTGAACGAAGACCACCGGGCCCACAGGGCCAGTTCCCCTTTCCCTTTGGTCGGGACAGAGGACCGTCATCTGCAGGCCCCAACTCCCAGTCTCCAATGCCTCCCCAGATGATGGCGAGCCCCATGCCTTCAGGTCCCGATGGCCCCCAAGGACCAATGTGGCAGGGTCGCACTGAGATCGGCTACCAGAACTATCCCAACCGACAGGGACCTCCTGTACCCGGCCAGGGCCCCGGCTACCATGGCATGAACCGCTCAGAGGAGATGATGCCATCAGACCAACGCATGAACCACGAGGGCCAGTGGCCGGGTCACGTCAACCAGCGGCAGCCACCATTTGGCCCTGGTGGTTCTGGACCGCCCATGACCAGACCCCTGCCATCCACCTACCAGACTTCCCAGAACCACATTCCTCAGGTGTCAAGTCCAGCGCCCATGCCCCGGCCAATGGAAAGCAGGACGTCACCCAGCAAGTCCCCCTACATGCATCCGGGCATTAAGGTGCAGAAAGCCGGACCTCCAGTACCTGCCTCCCACATTGGCCAGGCCCCCGTGCAGCAACCCATGATCAGGCGAGACGTGGCCTTCCCTCCAGGCTCTATTGAGGCCTCACAACCTCACCTTAAACCCCGCAGGCGGCTCACCATAAAAGACATAG GCACTCCTGAGGCTTGGAGAGTGATGATGTCACTAAAGTCAGGCTTACTAGCTGAAAGCACATGGGCCTTGGACACCATTAACATTCTGTTGTATGATGACAACAGCATTTCTACATTTAACTTGTGCTCG CTTCCTGGATTCCTCGAGTTGGTGGTTGAGTACTTTAGACGCTGCCTCATCGAGATCTTCGGCATCTTAAAGGAGTACGAAGTAGGGGACCCCGGCCAGCGCACCCTCATAGACCCCAATGCTGCGGAGGACTCTGATGATGACATCCTCATGCCAGAGGGTGAGGACATGGACACggatgaagaagacgaagacgatGAGGAGGTAAAGGAATCAAAGGCCAACCCTGACACCTCCTCACCAATCCAggtgaaacaggaggaggacagcTCCCAGAAAGACAAGTCTtcagaggacgaggacgaggagaaggaaaggaagCCTTCTATCAAGGAACCCAGTACCTCTACCTCAGGGTCCTCCGTGGACCCCAACCTCCACTCGGAAAAGCCCAAGCAGGCTAGCAAGTTTGATAAACTCCCCATCAAGGTCGTGCGGAAGAAGAATCCCTTCCTGCTGAACCACTCATCCAAGCTTGGGCAGCGGCAGAGCTTTGACAGCGGCTTGATACACTGGAGCATTGGTGGGGGGGACACTACCGAACACATCCAGACCCACTTCGAGAGTAGGATGGAACTCCTCAAGCAACGGAAACGCTTGCAAACGGCCGCTGAGAGCCGTAAGAAGGTCCAGCTTCTAGAGATGGCAACAGAAAATCCTGAGAAATCCAAATCCAATGAGGAGGATAAACCTCGGGCGCAGCCAACCCAGTCGTCTGAACCTCAGAAGTCTCTAGCAGAGAAGACCACTCCTCCACTTCCAATCAGCGCACCAGTCACTGCCACCATTGATGACGTACTATCTGCCCGTCCAGGGTCAGTCACAGAGGAAGTGGTTCGTGGAGGcgcagaggagcagaaggaaaaCGGCAAGTACTTGTTCAGCATCAACCCTGACTTCCAGAGCCGCCGCAACGTGAAGATCCTGGAGGACGAGCCTCACAGTAAAGATGAGACGCCACTCAGCACTCTGTCGGACTGGCAGGACTCGCTAGCTCGGCGCTGCATCTGCATCTCCAACATAGTGCGCAGTCTCTCCTTCGTCCCAGGTAATGATTTGGAGATGTCGAAACACCcaggcctcctgctgctgcttggcCGCCTGGTGCTGCTCCACCACAGGCACCCAGAACGCAAACAAGCACCGGTCACCTacgagaaggaggaggaggaagatgagggcgTGAGCTGCGAGAGGGACGAGTGGTGGTGGGACTGCCTCGAGGTCTTAAGGGAGAACTGTTTGGTCACTCTTGCAAACATCTCAGGCCAGCTAGACCTTTCTATCTACCCAGAGAGTATATGCCTGCCACTGCTGGATGGCCTGCTCCATTGGGCTGTCTGCCCCTCAGCGGAGGCCCTGGACCCTTTCCCCACGCTGGGGCCCCATGGCTCACTTTCCCCCCAGAGACTGGTTCTTGAGACCCTCAGCAAGCTCAGCATCCAGGACAACAACGTTGACCTCATTCTCGCAACACCGCCGTTCAGTCGCATGGAGAAACTCTACGGCTCACTGGTGCGTCTAGTCGGTGAGCGCAAGGTGGCCGTCTGCCGGGAAATGGCGGTCGTCCTGTTGGCGAATCTCGCCCAGGGTGACAGCATGGCGGCTCGGGCTATTGCTGTGCAGAAAGCCAGCGTAGGTAACCTGCTGGGCTTCTTGGAGGACAGCCTAGCTGCCACACAGTACCAGCAGAGCCAGAGCTCCTTGCTACAAATGCAGGGCGGGCCCCAGTTTGAGCCCACGAGCGTTGACATGATGCGGCGGGCGGCCCGAGCCCTGCACGCTTTGGCGAAGGTAGAAGAAAACCACTCTGAGTTCACTTTGTACGAGTCGCGGCTACTGGACATCTCAGTGTCCCCACTTATGAACTCTCTGGTGTCCCAAGTGATCTGTGACGTACTATTTCTGATTGGCCAGTCATGA